Proteins from a genomic interval of Paenibacillus sp. RC334:
- a CDS encoding ABC transporter ATP-binding protein, whose protein sequence is MSIEIKQISKSFASAQALHVIDLTIEDGEFVAILGPSGCGKTTLLRILAGFEQPSSGHISMNGNIVAGNGIQLPPEKRRIGMVFQSFALWPHMNVAEHVRFPIRTHKETPAHIKQHEQERVEQVLELAGLSHLASRMPHELSGGQKQRVAIARAIASEPSLLLMDEPLSSLDAMLRMDMRREIQDVHRRTGSAIVYVTHDQGEALAMADRIVVMKEGRIEQVGTPQDIYLRPQTEFVAKFVSKANLVEGQWINNRFIPEGSVNTAWSGLPISTYFKTHGLYPVRPDQFSLAREGEQGIPAEIANVQFQGKEFHYNIRSGTRHWEVISPLSFQLNEKVSLSLASGAELEE, encoded by the coding sequence ATGAGTATTGAAATAAAACAAATCAGCAAATCCTTTGCCAGCGCTCAGGCGCTTCATGTGATTGATTTAACCATTGAGGATGGCGAGTTTGTGGCGATTTTGGGACCATCCGGGTGCGGGAAAACAACACTTCTGCGTATCCTTGCCGGATTCGAGCAGCCTAGCTCCGGGCACATCAGCATGAATGGTAATATCGTAGCCGGAAATGGTATTCAGTTACCGCCGGAAAAAAGGCGTATCGGCATGGTTTTCCAGTCCTTCGCCTTGTGGCCACATATGAATGTGGCAGAGCATGTTCGTTTTCCAATCCGTACGCACAAAGAAACGCCTGCGCATATTAAGCAACATGAGCAGGAGCGGGTAGAGCAGGTGCTGGAGCTTGCGGGTCTTTCGCATTTGGCCTCCCGTATGCCGCATGAGCTGTCGGGCGGTCAGAAACAGCGGGTGGCGATTGCGCGTGCGATTGCCTCCGAGCCATCGCTGTTGCTGATGGATGAGCCGTTGAGCAGCCTGGATGCTATGCTTCGTATGGATATGCGACGTGAAATACAGGATGTTCACCGCAGAACTGGCTCTGCAATTGTTTATGTAACACATGATCAGGGAGAGGCATTGGCTATGGCGGACCGCATTGTTGTGATGAAGGAAGGACGTATTGAACAAGTAGGTACTCCACAGGATATTTATTTGCGCCCGCAGACCGAATTTGTCGCCAAGTTTGTGTCCAAAGCCAACCTTGTCGAAGGCCAGTGGATCAATAACCGTTTTATACCGGAAGGCAGCGTGAATACAGCATGGTCGGGATTGCCGATTAGCACGTATTTTAAAACACATGGACTGTATCCTGTGCGGCCTGATCAGTTCTCTCTTGCAAGAGAGGGTGAACAGGGAATCCCGGCGGAAATTGCCAATGTACAGTTTCAGGGTAAAGAATTTCATTATAATATTCGTAGCGGTACGCGACATTGGGAGGTCATATCGCCCTTGTCCTTTCAGTTAAATGAGAAGGTATCCTTGAGTCTTGCCTCTGGTGCAGAGCTGGAGGAATGA
- a CDS encoding AraC family ligand binding domain-containing protein → MISHVLHFVTPPIPYFVDCGRATYPVGESHISRSNIGAFDLIVVVEGNLSIGENDREWTLTAGDALTLRPDADHYGAASCPVHTEIFWIHFQTYDSWRECANMDECLDSETHLLQKHTKSMLKVYGMTPMEFLLQTPWSIARISEEIGFHHASHFRPVFPEERAFPLPCSAKSLPIHARSLPI, encoded by the coding sequence GTGATCTCACATGTATTACACTTTGTGACTCCGCCGATCCCTTATTTTGTTGACTGCGGTCGTGCCACTTATCCTGTTGGTGAATCTCATATTAGTCGAAGTAATATCGGGGCGTTTGATCTGATCGTCGTCGTTGAGGGAAATCTGTCTATCGGTGAAAACGACAGGGAATGGACACTGACCGCAGGCGATGCTCTCACTCTCAGGCCGGATGCCGATCATTATGGTGCAGCCTCTTGCCCGGTACATACGGAAATTTTTTGGATTCATTTTCAGACCTACGACAGTTGGAGAGAATGTGCGAATATGGACGAATGTCTGGACAGTGAGACACATCTACTTCAAAAACATACTAAAAGCATGCTCAAGGTATATGGTATGACCCCGATGGAATTTTTGCTGCAAACCCCATGGTCCATTGCCCGCATTTCAGAAGAAATCGGTTTTCATCATGCATCGCATTTTCGTCCTGTTTTTCCAGAAGAGAGGGCATTTCCCCTTCCCTGTTCCGCAAAAAGTTTGCCTATTCACGCTCGTAGTTTACCAATATGA
- a CDS encoding LysR family transcriptional regulator: protein MMDEKDCLMLCYIAEEHSLKRAAERLYITQPALTYRLNQLEKEFGVPIIVRGNRGTKLTMEGERLAEYAKRNLRELTELKEAVIHLRGEVKGTLRLGISSYYGHYRLPPILKSFKDIYPDVQFSVTCGLSAEIYEMLRGDEIHLGVIRNDYPWSEGKHLLHEEHICVISKEAVELEQLPELPLIRYKDPGKPQLSGHMYSSFNESVQAWWSEMLGRPPRVSMEVDSYETCKEMVRHGLGYSIVPEIFVSPKDELYAFNLVRKNGEPVLRRTWMLYKNKSSHLMAVERFIEWMLQS, encoded by the coding sequence ATGATGGATGAAAAGGATTGCCTGATGTTGTGCTACATTGCAGAAGAACATAGTCTGAAACGTGCCGCCGAGCGTTTGTATATTACACAACCCGCCTTGACCTACCGTCTGAACCAATTGGAAAAGGAGTTCGGGGTGCCGATTATCGTACGCGGGAACAGAGGAACGAAGCTGACCATGGAAGGGGAAAGATTGGCTGAGTATGCCAAACGAAATTTGAGAGAATTGACCGAATTAAAAGAAGCCGTTATTCACCTGAGAGGCGAGGTAAAAGGGACACTCCGGTTAGGGATTTCAAGCTACTACGGGCATTATCGGCTTCCGCCGATCTTAAAGAGCTTCAAGGATATTTATCCTGATGTGCAATTTTCCGTTACCTGCGGACTCAGCGCAGAAATTTATGAAATGCTTCGCGGAGATGAAATTCATCTGGGTGTCATTCGCAATGATTACCCTTGGTCTGAGGGAAAGCATCTTCTTCATGAGGAGCATATTTGCGTGATCTCCAAAGAAGCTGTAGAGCTTGAGCAATTGCCGGAGCTTCCGCTGATTCGTTATAAGGACCCGGGCAAACCGCAGCTTTCCGGCCACATGTATTCCTCGTTTAACGAATCGGTGCAGGCGTGGTGGAGTGAAATGTTGGGCAGGCCGCCACGGGTTTCCATGGAGGTGGACAGCTACGAAACCTGCAAGGAAATGGTCCGACACGGACTGGGATATTCCATCGTACCCGAAATATTTGTCTCTCCAAAGGATGAATTATATGCATTTAACTTAGTTCGTAAGAACGGGGAGCCTGTCCTGCGTCGAACATGGATGTTGTATAAAAATAAATCTAGCCACCTTATGGCAGTGGAGAGATTTATAGAATGGATGCTCCAGTCTTGA
- a CDS encoding M20 family metallopeptidase, which yields MNSTTNGHNGKTPFHEEIMKAVDAKDHELRELARTIHKHPELSFHEYQAQGWLTNTLEQAGFAVEKGIAGLETSFRAVWEGKSGGPTIALLAEYDALPAIGHACGHNLICTASVGAAIALKEAMPDLPGRIVVLGTPAEEEGGGKIIMCEHGVFDGIDAVMMVHPQSKTMVLRGGLACVDATFTFHGKQAHAASSPEKGISALDAMINAFVAINSVRQFVTSDVRIHGIITKGGDAPNVVPELCEAVFILRAQTVVGLAEVRSKVYRAVRAAAEGMGATVDIAEGLIYAERNTNKKLAALFQNNLEQLGLEVHEPPAQGGIGSSDIGNVSQITAAIHPYIRLGDASTHTPEFAQLAGAEEGMIEMNYAAKALALTAYDLVTDPVALREVRTEFEQWQAQRNGGASE from the coding sequence ATGAACTCAACAACGAACGGACATAATGGCAAAACGCCATTCCATGAAGAGATTATGAAGGCTGTAGATGCGAAGGATCACGAATTACGGGAGCTTGCCCGAACGATACATAAACATCCTGAGCTAAGCTTTCATGAATATCAGGCACAGGGCTGGCTCACCAATACACTGGAACAGGCTGGTTTTGCTGTGGAAAAAGGCATTGCCGGACTGGAAACCTCCTTCCGTGCGGTATGGGAAGGGAAATCCGGCGGACCCACAATCGCTCTGCTGGCTGAATATGATGCACTTCCAGCCATCGGACATGCCTGCGGACACAACCTGATTTGTACCGCATCAGTGGGGGCCGCTATAGCTCTGAAGGAAGCGATGCCGGATCTTCCCGGACGCATCGTGGTGTTAGGCACACCAGCCGAGGAGGAAGGCGGCGGCAAAATCATCATGTGCGAGCATGGCGTGTTCGACGGCATTGACGCCGTAATGATGGTGCATCCGCAGAGCAAAACGATGGTTTTGCGCGGTGGATTGGCTTGCGTGGATGCCACGTTTACGTTTCATGGCAAGCAGGCCCATGCCGCTTCCTCCCCAGAGAAGGGCATCAGCGCACTGGATGCCATGATTAATGCCTTTGTGGCGATTAATTCAGTTCGCCAGTTCGTCACCAGCGACGTGCGTATCCACGGCATTATTACAAAGGGCGGAGATGCCCCGAATGTTGTGCCGGAGCTGTGCGAGGCCGTATTTATTTTGCGGGCGCAAACCGTTGTCGGCCTGGCAGAAGTGCGGAGCAAGGTGTATCGCGCTGTTCGTGCGGCGGCAGAAGGCATGGGCGCCACCGTGGACATTGCCGAGGGACTTATTTATGCGGAGCGCAATACGAACAAGAAGCTGGCCGCTTTGTTCCAGAACAATCTGGAGCAGCTCGGTCTGGAGGTACACGAGCCGCCTGCGCAAGGGGGGATCGGTTCGTCGGATATCGGCAATGTCAGTCAGATTACCGCAGCGATTCATCCTTACATCCGATTGGGTGACGCATCCACGCATACGCCGGAATTTGCCCAGCTTGCGGGAGCGGAGGAAGGCATGATTGAAATGAATTATGCCGCCAAAGCGCTGGCATTAACGGCTTATGATCTCGTGACCGATCCGGTGGCTTTGAGAGAGGTACGGACTGAATTTGAACAGTGGCAAGCGCAGAGAAACGGGGGAGCATCCGAATGA
- a CDS encoding Na+/H+ antiporter NhaC family protein, with protein sequence MSSNTAVPSGPKKWLKMPHTFVILIFLTLVAGILTYVVPAGEFERVKNETTGKTLLVPGSYAHVDPNPVTLWDIPKSIVSGLVDSADVVFFILIIGGVFQIITSSGTIEAVTGRVARSFSNKGIWVIPVFITLFSVGGFTMGMSTEVMVFVPIGIAIARALKFDAMTGTAMISLGASCGFTAGLLNPFNVGLAQAIAQIPIFSGLWLRAILLVILIVITSLYIMRYASKVKKSPEISLVYELEKSAEDKPVDLSNLPSIQLKHILIILTVVVSFAMLIWGVSKKDWWMEELAALFLSMGVISGFCAGYGPSRIATEFAKGAKDITYGALIIGFARSIVVVLDHGNVIDSIVNSLAIMVGHLPESVQVLGMYVFQNIMNVFITSGSGMAATTMPIMVPLSDLLGITRQTTVLAFQLGDGFSNMILPTSSALMGSLAVSGIPYQKWVRFFWPLLAVWFVLGAVFVVVAQIIGYH encoded by the coding sequence ATGAGTAGCAACACGGCCGTACCGAGCGGCCCGAAAAAATGGCTGAAAATGCCGCATACCTTTGTCATTCTTATTTTTCTGACCTTAGTGGCCGGGATATTGACCTATGTCGTCCCCGCCGGAGAGTTTGAACGGGTTAAAAATGAAACAACCGGCAAAACGCTTCTCGTTCCCGGTTCGTACGCTCATGTCGATCCGAATCCGGTTACGCTGTGGGATATTCCAAAATCCATCGTATCCGGTCTGGTCGATTCTGCCGATGTGGTCTTTTTCATTCTGATCATCGGCGGTGTTTTTCAGATTATTACGTCCTCGGGAACGATTGAGGCGGTCACGGGAAGAGTCGCAAGATCTTTTTCCAACAAAGGTATATGGGTGATTCCGGTATTTATTACCCTGTTTTCCGTGGGCGGTTTTACGATGGGCATGTCCACCGAGGTTATGGTATTCGTGCCGATTGGTATTGCTATCGCCCGGGCGTTGAAATTTGATGCGATGACGGGTACGGCCATGATTTCACTGGGGGCTTCCTGTGGATTTACTGCCGGGCTGCTGAATCCGTTTAATGTCGGCTTGGCACAGGCGATTGCGCAAATTCCTATTTTTTCAGGGCTGTGGCTTCGTGCCATCCTGTTGGTCATCCTGATCGTCATTACGAGCTTATATATTATGCGTTATGCCAGTAAAGTGAAGAAAAGCCCGGAAATCAGCCTTGTTTACGAATTGGAAAAGAGCGCTGAAGACAAGCCAGTGGATCTATCCAATCTGCCTTCCATACAGCTTAAGCATATCCTGATCATTTTGACCGTTGTAGTAAGCTTCGCGATGTTGATCTGGGGAGTGTCCAAAAAGGATTGGTGGATGGAAGAACTGGCTGCCCTGTTTCTTTCGATGGGAGTCATTTCCGGCTTTTGCGCAGGCTACGGGCCAAGTCGCATTGCGACAGAGTTTGCCAAAGGGGCCAAGGATATCACCTATGGTGCGCTGATTATCGGTTTTGCACGTTCCATCGTGGTTGTACTGGATCACGGCAATGTGATTGATTCCATCGTTAACAGCCTTGCTATCATGGTGGGACATTTGCCTGAATCGGTACAAGTGCTGGGTATGTATGTGTTCCAAAACATTATGAACGTATTCATCACCTCCGGTTCGGGAATGGCCGCAACGACGATGCCGATTATGGTGCCGCTGTCCGATCTGCTCGGCATTACACGGCAGACGACGGTGCTTGCCTTCCAATTGGGAGACGGATTTTCGAACATGATTTTGCCTACTTCCTCAGCCTTAATGGGAAGCTTGGCTGTATCGGGCATTCCGTATCAGAAATGGGTTCGCTTCTTTTGGCCGCTACTGGCTGTCTGGTTCGTACTGGGTGCAGTATTCGTAGTTGTCGCCCAAATTATCGGATATCACTAA
- a CDS encoding MaoC/PaaZ C-terminal domain-containing protein yields the protein MFKTKSIKITKENITKFAAEFDPQYMHLDEEKAKQGRFNGIIASGIQTIAVSFKLWVETGSYGDDVIAGTAMNNLKFLKPVYPGDELYTVVEVIAVNEKNNGTGIVTVLLSTYNNKDVKVFEGELSVLINK from the coding sequence ATTTTTAAAACGAAGTCCATAAAAATAACTAAAGAAAATATCACTAAATTTGCGGCAGAGTTTGACCCACAATATATGCACTTGGATGAGGAGAAAGCAAAACAAGGTAGATTCAATGGAATAATTGCTTCAGGAATACAAACAATTGCTGTTTCATTCAAATTGTGGGTTGAAACTGGGAGTTATGGTGATGATGTAATCGCTGGAACAGCTATGAATAATCTTAAATTCTTAAAGCCAGTTTATCCAGGTGACGAATTGTATACAGTAGTCGAGGTTATTGCAGTAAATGAGAAGAATAATGGAACAGGAATAGTTACAGTTTTGTTGTCAACATATAACAATAAAGATGTGAAAGTTTTCGAAGGGGAGTTATCTGTTCTCATTAATAAATAA